The Ignavibacteriales bacterium genome includes a region encoding these proteins:
- a CDS encoding GspE/PulE family protein produces the protein MPLPPPANPQQGPPVHPRVALEQIDVGTLSRDKIRDLFRAGKLPTSEFIVEEVFQRATKIGATDIHFEPIEGEMRIRLGHEGILKRLVSLPPDMTESILSILKTRATLNQFEKKKPQEGRFSSTYQGEPYDFRVSLIPVLSGERAEVRLLRKTQRISRLEELGYSKHALEQIHQILLSPKGLILFTGPSGSGKTTSVYAGANAVETPEKCVITVEDPVEYRLPFASQVQLPADRSFGFADALRAILRQNPNVILIGEIRDAETGIVAAEAALTGNLVLSTMLSTDALGVIPRLLHLGIQPFWLSSTISGIVYQQLIRKICPDCKQEAKPKEEELAQVRPFLAQGSEHFFCEGKGCENCGGTGFQGRTVISEVISISLQFRDLILQQASIVKMRQEASDSGFINIRSDAAEKVSVGLTSVAEFVRVLG, from the coding sequence ATGCCCCTTCCACCGCCAGCGAATCCGCAACAAGGGCCACCCGTTCATCCTCGCGTGGCACTTGAGCAAATCGACGTGGGCACTCTATCAAGAGACAAGATCCGCGATCTGTTTCGCGCAGGCAAACTCCCTACTTCTGAATTTATTGTCGAGGAGGTCTTCCAGAGGGCGACAAAAATCGGAGCGACGGATATCCACTTCGAGCCGATCGAGGGGGAAATGCGCATCAGGCTTGGCCATGAAGGTATTCTCAAGAGACTGGTTTCACTCCCGCCCGACATGACGGAGAGCATCCTCAGCATTCTCAAGACACGTGCGACACTCAACCAGTTTGAAAAGAAGAAACCGCAGGAAGGACGATTCTCTTCCACGTATCAGGGCGAGCCTTACGATTTCCGCGTCAGCCTCATCCCGGTGCTGAGCGGAGAGCGGGCCGAAGTTCGCTTGCTGAGAAAAACTCAGCGCATCTCGCGCCTGGAAGAACTCGGATACAGCAAACACGCCCTGGAACAAATCCACCAGATCCTCCTCTCGCCCAAAGGCCTCATCCTCTTTACCGGACCAAGCGGGAGCGGGAAAACAACGTCGGTGTACGCCGGAGCGAACGCGGTAGAGACGCCAGAGAAATGTGTCATCACGGTCGAAGATCCTGTGGAGTACCGCCTCCCGTTCGCCAGCCAGGTTCAGCTCCCCGCAGACCGTTCGTTCGGGTTCGCGGATGCCCTTCGCGCGATTCTCCGTCAGAATCCCAATGTGATCCTGATCGGGGAAATCCGGGACGCTGAAACCGGAATTGTTGCAGCCGAGGCAGCGCTGACAGGTAACCTCGTGCTGAGTACTATGCTCTCGACCGATGCGCTGGGTGTGATCCCTCGTTTGCTCCACCTCGGCATACAGCCCTTCTGGCTTTCTTCGACGATTTCGGGAATCGTCTACCAGCAACTCATACGAAAGATCTGCCCGGACTGCAAGCAAGAGGCAAAACCCAAAGAGGAGGAGTTGGCCCAGGTGAGACCTTTCCTGGCACAAGGTTCCGAACACTTCTTCTGCGAAGGAAAGGGATGCGAGAACTGCGGCGGAACGGGCTTCCAGGGAAGAACGGTGATCAGCGAGGTTATTTCGATTAGCTTGCAATTTCGCGATCTTATCCTGCAGCAGGCTTCGATCGTGAAAATGAGGCAGGAAGCGTCAGACTCCGGGTTCATTAATATCCGATCAGATGCGGCGGAGAAGGTGTCGGTGGGGCTTACCTCGGTCGCCGAGTTCGTTCGCGTTCTCGGATAG
- a CDS encoding aldehyde dehydrogenase family protein, translating to MPASTLSEAQQCPMLIGGEWKSRSETISVRNPYDDRLVAEVPAGTVEDVRAAIEAAAVALQSPFHVHHRYDVLMKAASLVEEKQESYARTIALEGSKTIREARREPVRTANLLRLSAEEGRRLTGETLPFESRVGSENRTGYYFRFPVGIIAAITPFNDPLAMAGHNIGPAIAAGNAIILKPSARTPLSVLMLAKDLVDAGLPKGRLSVITGHGAAIGESMVSDQRVRLVTFTGGVETGRQVSRWLGIKKVLMELGSNSPVIVMADAGLEKAVRAISAGAFAQAGENCIGVQRVYVHDDVYDKFREGMVARVKGLKAGSSMDETVDVCAMISTGEAERVEAWIQDAVLRGAKVLVGGKRDGAVVWPTVLEGVSAEAKLSCDEVYGPVVSLYRFSSLDEAIRLANQSEYGLHAAIFTERIDNAFKAIHGLQCGAVMVNDSTDYRLDVMPFGGTKLSGVGRQGIWSMIQEMTETRVVCFNL from the coding sequence ATGCCAGCAAGCACGCTCAGCGAAGCTCAGCAATGTCCGATGCTCATCGGTGGGGAGTGGAAATCCCGATCCGAAACAATCAGCGTCCGGAATCCATACGACGACCGGCTTGTCGCTGAGGTTCCCGCGGGGACTGTCGAGGATGTCCGGGCAGCCATTGAGGCCGCGGCCGTCGCGCTTCAAAGTCCATTTCATGTCCATCACCGGTACGACGTTCTCATGAAGGCGGCGTCTCTCGTCGAAGAGAAGCAGGAATCGTATGCACGGACAATAGCGCTCGAAGGAAGCAAGACAATCCGTGAAGCGCGGCGCGAACCGGTGAGGACAGCGAACCTCCTGAGGCTTTCAGCGGAAGAGGGGCGAAGGTTGACCGGAGAAACCCTCCCGTTTGAGAGTCGTGTTGGATCGGAGAACCGGACCGGATACTACTTCCGTTTTCCGGTCGGTATCATCGCGGCCATTACGCCCTTCAACGATCCTCTCGCTATGGCCGGTCACAACATCGGACCTGCGATCGCAGCGGGAAATGCCATCATTCTGAAGCCAAGCGCGCGCACGCCTCTATCGGTATTGATGCTGGCGAAGGACCTCGTCGACGCCGGGCTGCCAAAGGGGCGATTGAGTGTCATCACCGGTCACGGTGCAGCGATCGGAGAATCGATGGTGAGCGATCAGCGGGTCCGTCTCGTAACATTCACCGGAGGGGTCGAAACCGGCCGTCAGGTGAGCCGCTGGTTGGGAATAAAAAAAGTACTGATGGAGCTCGGTTCCAACTCACCGGTCATTGTCATGGCCGATGCCGGGCTCGAAAAGGCCGTCCGTGCGATCTCTGCCGGCGCGTTTGCTCAGGCCGGGGAGAACTGTATAGGAGTTCAGCGTGTTTATGTACACGACGATGTGTATGACAAGTTCAGGGAAGGGATGGTCGCCCGGGTGAAAGGTCTGAAGGCAGGGTCCTCGATGGATGAGACTGTTGACGTCTGTGCGATGATTTCCACCGGGGAGGCTGAGCGTGTTGAAGCCTGGATTCAGGACGCTGTGCTGCGAGGGGCCAAGGTCCTCGTCGGGGGGAAACGGGATGGGGCTGTCGTGTGGCCGACGGTTCTGGAAGGAGTCTCTGCGGAAGCGAAACTCAGCTGCGATGAAGTGTACGGGCCTGTCGTATCCTTGTATCGGTTTTCCTCCCTCGATGAAGCCATTCGTCTCGCGAACCAATCCGAGTATGGTTTGCACGCGGCGATTTTCACCGAGCGCATCGACAATGCGTTCAAGGCCATCCACGGTCTCCAGTGCGGAGCGGTCATGGTCAATGACTCCACCGACTACCGGCTTGACGTGATGCCGTTCGGCGGAACCAAACTGAGCGGTGTAGGACGACAGGGGATCTGGAGCATGATCCAGGAGATGACGGAGACCCGGGTCGTGTGCTTCAACCTGTAG
- a CDS encoding M13 family metallopeptidase encodes MKRVATVTLLFIMPFMVLVAQQGTEKVPAFDPTTMDLSVQPCSDFYRYASGAWLARNPIPPEFSRWGSFQILAERNTLVLRAILEEAARNAAAPQGTNGQKIGDFYFTGMDTSTIESLGWKPIEADLKRIASIKNMAGVQEELSWFHLNGVGGVFGLFANQDQKNSTRVVAQVAQGGLGMPDRDYYVSDDPKLKQNREDYAAHIRAMFRLLGDEESDAAAGAKAVLAFETRIAKASFTRVERRDPEKNYNKMSPGQLDTMAPGFHWNQFFTAVGLPTPGDVIVGQPPFFKEVNAMLTDVPLNDWKTYLRWRLVSAAANALSSPFVKESFRFNGMILTGTKELQPRWKRISQVVNGTMGEALGELYVARTFGPQAKVRAMEMVNNLLASMREHLQALDWMDEITRAAALKKLSTFNVKIGYPDKWRDYSGLSVDRASYLGNLRRAAQFNFRFNMAKIGKPVDPTEWGMTPPTVNAYYNATRNEIVFPAGILQPPFFNPDADDAVNYGGMGAVIGHEISHGFDDQGSKYDADGNLKMWWTRETRTKFEERTALVVKQFDDYVAIDSLHVNGKLTLGENIGDFAGLSIAYTALQKTLAGKPKQLIDGFTPQQRFFLAWAQIWRTNSTPEALRLQVRTDPHSPARFRTIGPLSNIPAFYEAFGCAVGSSMVRPEIVRPKIW; translated from the coding sequence ATGAAGCGCGTCGCTACTGTCACGCTGTTATTCATCATGCCATTCATGGTCCTGGTGGCTCAGCAGGGAACCGAGAAGGTTCCTGCTTTCGACCCGACGACTATGGACCTCTCTGTTCAACCGTGTTCAGATTTCTATCGCTACGCGAGCGGGGCATGGCTTGCGCGCAATCCGATACCCCCCGAGTTCAGCCGGTGGGGGAGCTTTCAAATCCTCGCGGAGAGAAACACGCTCGTATTGAGAGCCATACTCGAAGAAGCCGCACGCAATGCGGCAGCACCACAAGGGACCAATGGTCAGAAGATCGGCGATTTCTATTTCACAGGGATGGATACATCGACGATCGAGTCGTTGGGCTGGAAACCGATCGAGGCGGATCTCAAACGAATTGCATCAATCAAAAACATGGCCGGCGTGCAGGAAGAGCTGTCCTGGTTCCACCTCAACGGGGTCGGGGGAGTCTTCGGGCTCTTCGCAAACCAGGACCAGAAGAACAGCACGCGGGTGGTCGCGCAGGTTGCCCAGGGGGGACTTGGAATGCCGGACCGTGACTACTACGTTTCTGACGATCCGAAACTGAAGCAGAACAGAGAAGACTACGCGGCTCATATCCGCGCGATGTTCAGATTGCTCGGCGATGAAGAAAGTGACGCAGCGGCGGGAGCGAAAGCGGTTCTTGCCTTTGAGACCCGAATCGCGAAAGCATCGTTTACGAGGGTCGAACGCCGTGACCCGGAGAAGAACTACAACAAGATGTCACCGGGGCAGTTAGATACCATGGCACCGGGATTTCATTGGAATCAGTTCTTCACTGCAGTTGGTCTGCCAACTCCCGGGGACGTCATTGTCGGACAGCCCCCCTTCTTCAAAGAAGTCAACGCCATGCTCACGGACGTGCCATTGAACGATTGGAAAACATACCTGCGATGGCGGCTCGTCAGTGCCGCGGCAAACGCCCTCAGTTCGCCGTTCGTCAAAGAGAGTTTCCGCTTCAACGGAATGATTCTCACAGGCACGAAGGAACTTCAGCCACGCTGGAAGCGCATCAGCCAGGTGGTCAATGGCACTATGGGTGAAGCGCTCGGCGAGCTCTATGTCGCACGCACATTTGGTCCCCAGGCCAAAGTTCGCGCAATGGAGATGGTGAATAACCTGCTTGCGTCGATGAGAGAGCATCTCCAGGCACTCGATTGGATGGATGAGATCACCAGGGCCGCTGCACTGAAGAAGCTCTCCACCTTTAACGTCAAGATCGGCTATCCGGACAAGTGGCGGGACTACTCTGGGCTTTCCGTCGATCGTGCCTCGTATCTCGGCAACCTGCGCCGCGCGGCGCAATTCAATTTCCGGTTCAACATGGCAAAGATCGGCAAGCCGGTCGATCCGACTGAATGGGGCATGACGCCTCCCACCGTCAATGCGTACTACAATGCAACGAGGAACGAAATCGTTTTTCCCGCGGGCATTCTGCAACCTCCGTTCTTCAACCCGGATGCTGATGACGCTGTAAACTATGGCGGCATGGGTGCCGTGATCGGACATGAGATATCTCATGGTTTTGACGATCAGGGGAGCAAGTACGATGCGGACGGCAACCTCAAAATGTGGTGGACACGCGAGACGCGAACAAAGTTCGAGGAGCGGACAGCACTCGTCGTGAAACAATTCGACGACTACGTCGCGATCGATTCGCTCCATGTCAACGGGAAACTGACGCTGGGAGAGAACATCGGCGACTTCGCGGGGCTCTCGATCGCCTACACCGCGTTGCAGAAGACTCTCGCCGGCAAGCCGAAACAACTGATTGACGGGTTTACGCCGCAGCAGCGCTTCTTCCTGGCATGGGCGCAGATCTGGCGTACGAACAGCACTCCCGAAGCTCTCCGGCTCCAGGTGCGTACTGATCCTCACTCCCCGGCGCGGTTCAGAACAATTGGACCTCTCTCGAATATCCCCGCATTCTACGAGGCATTCGGATGTGCCGTTGGGAGCTCGATGGTCCGGCCTGAGATTGTCCGACCGAAAATCTGGTAG
- a CDS encoding MmcQ/YjbR family DNA-binding protein, with translation MNPDAIREYSLNKKGKITEGFPFGEGVLVFKVEGKIFLLMNLDEHPVTMNLKCEPGLALDLRERYEAVRPGYHMNKTHWNTIVLDGSIPLKELRTMIDHSYEQIVRGMKKSLREKLLPEDRREPEQKDLPPAIRERERTRRPR, from the coding sequence ATGAACCCCGACGCCATACGCGAATACAGCTTGAACAAAAAAGGAAAGATCACGGAGGGATTTCCGTTCGGGGAAGGAGTGCTCGTATTCAAGGTTGAAGGAAAGATATTCCTGCTGATGAACCTGGACGAGCACCCGGTGACGATGAACCTGAAGTGTGAACCCGGGCTGGCTCTGGATCTGCGGGAAAGGTATGAAGCGGTCCGCCCAGGCTACCACATGAACAAAACGCATTGGAATACCATTGTCCTCGATGGATCCATCCCGCTGAAGGAACTGAGGACGATGATCGATCACTCCTACGAGCAAATCGTGAGGGGAATGAAGAAGTCGCTACGGGAAAAACTTCTCCCGGAGGACCGCCGCGAGCCTGAACAGAAGGACCTTCCTCCCGCTATCCGAGAACGCGAACGAACTCGGCGACCGAGGTAA
- a CDS encoding zf-HC2 domain-containing protein: MNHLTTSEIFQIVDETLANGARTRIVAHLEVCPRCRQEVAVRQTKSNVHQCFLMLPKRTWTITHEQENSS; this comes from the coding sequence ATGAATCATCTTACTACCAGTGAAATCTTTCAGATTGTCGACGAGACTCTGGCAAACGGGGCGAGGACAAGGATCGTCGCTCACCTGGAGGTATGCCCCCGATGCCGGCAGGAGGTTGCAGTCCGCCAGACGAAGTCAAACGTCCATCAATGTTTTCTGATGCTGCCAAAACGTACGTGGACTATTACGCACGAGCAAGAGAATTCATCGTGA
- a CDS encoding sigma-70 family RNA polymerase sigma factor: MLKTETAIIKEILAGNKRAYGDLVDRHKDKAMTLAIRMLRNREDAEEAIQDAFVRAFNALPRFEWKSSFSTWFYRIVYNVCASKLSRRGEDPHITIDAGDDEGALELASDEAPPDIQYESIEFEQIVLGEIEKLPLLYSAVCTLFFVHDMSYDQIVEVTGMPLGTVKVRLFRGRVMLRDGVVRKFSGSNVKAASIQEKEQNT, translated from the coding sequence GTGCTCAAGACTGAAACTGCGATAATAAAGGAAATCCTCGCCGGGAACAAGCGGGCATATGGTGATTTGGTCGATCGCCACAAAGACAAGGCGATGACGCTGGCCATCCGCATGCTCAGGAATCGCGAGGATGCCGAAGAGGCTATACAGGACGCATTCGTGCGGGCGTTTAATGCGTTGCCGCGGTTCGAGTGGAAGTCGAGCTTCTCCACCTGGTTCTATCGGATCGTCTATAATGTTTGTGCCTCGAAGCTGAGCCGGAGAGGAGAAGATCCTCACATCACGATTGATGCCGGGGATGATGAAGGCGCTCTCGAACTCGCTTCAGATGAAGCGCCCCCTGACATTCAATACGAGTCGATTGAATTCGAGCAGATTGTCCTCGGCGAAATTGAGAAGCTTCCCTTGCTCTACAGCGCAGTCTGCACGCTGTTCTTTGTGCACGACATGAGCTATGACCAGATCGTGGAGGTGACGGGCATGCCGCTCGGCACCGTGAAAGTACGGCTCTTCAGAGGAAGGGTGATGCTGCGCGACGGAGTTGTCAGGAAGTTCAGCGGATCAAATGTCAAAGCGGCCAGTATCCAAGAAAAAGAGCAGAATACGTGA
- a CDS encoding aminopeptidase P N-terminal domain-containing protein: MTSRSAAARLLVAWIIAISTLTAFGQSPDNTAEALRIKPEEYKQRRALLMAKMEPNSIAIFKAKDPANRSNDVNYLYRQESNFLYLTGCSEQRSYLLLCPEGIQIDSVTTVKEVFFVRPKTRSAAGESLGLDGAKSELGFAAVLPSTELLPFARKALAGKKILYYPPSMPDIVYDPLMEKRTIVSRELKADLQSTFPELEIKSLASSVAELRSVKSQTELELIQRAIDATIAAHVEAMKSSEPAMYEYELQAVIEYCFAKNGAEYQGFPSIVGSGPNSCILHYEANRRQMKDGDVVVMDLGAEYHGYSADVTRTIPVNGTFSPPQKEIYEIVLQAQTEATKEFKPGVLPIIPSQKAYDVIAEGLMKLGIIKDKQEARTYYMHGLSHHIGLDVHDPGPYGKPYVPGMILTNEPGIYIPAGSSCDKKYWNIGVRIEDDILITADGNRVLSAGAPKTVKQIEALMKRLGLGNMKIGVN, from the coding sequence ATGACCTCCAGATCTGCCGCAGCCCGCCTTCTCGTTGCCTGGATCATCGCCATCAGCACGCTTACTGCCTTCGGACAATCGCCTGACAACACCGCCGAGGCCCTCAGGATCAAGCCCGAGGAGTACAAACAACGCCGAGCACTGCTCATGGCAAAGATGGAACCGAACTCCATCGCCATTTTCAAGGCCAAAGATCCCGCCAACAGATCGAACGATGTGAACTACCTTTACCGCCAGGAGAGCAACTTCCTCTACCTCACCGGTTGCAGCGAGCAGCGCAGCTATCTTCTCCTCTGCCCCGAAGGGATTCAGATCGACAGCGTAACCACCGTGAAAGAGGTGTTCTTCGTCAGGCCCAAAACAAGGAGCGCCGCGGGTGAAAGTCTCGGCCTTGACGGGGCGAAGTCGGAACTTGGATTTGCCGCCGTTCTGCCATCAACGGAGCTTCTCCCCTTCGCGAGGAAAGCGTTGGCCGGGAAGAAGATTCTCTACTATCCTCCGAGCATGCCCGACATCGTGTATGACCCGCTGATGGAAAAAAGGACGATCGTTTCACGCGAACTCAAAGCTGATCTTCAATCGACCTTCCCCGAACTGGAAATCAAGAGTCTCGCCTCTTCCGTCGCTGAACTCCGATCAGTGAAATCGCAGACAGAACTTGAGCTGATTCAGAGGGCAATCGATGCCACAATCGCGGCGCACGTCGAAGCGATGAAGAGCAGCGAGCCTGCGATGTATGAATACGAACTTCAGGCTGTCATCGAATATTGCTTCGCAAAGAACGGTGCGGAGTATCAGGGCTTTCCCTCCATTGTCGGATCGGGACCCAATTCGTGCATCCTCCATTATGAAGCGAACAGGCGCCAGATGAAGGACGGGGACGTTGTGGTGATGGATCTCGGTGCCGAGTACCACGGCTATTCAGCAGACGTCACGCGGACGATCCCGGTGAACGGAACATTCTCCCCTCCCCAGAAAGAGATATATGAAATCGTGCTGCAGGCTCAGACCGAAGCGACAAAAGAATTCAAGCCCGGCGTATTGCCGATAATCCCAAGTCAGAAAGCCTACGATGTCATCGCCGAGGGGTTGATGAAGCTCGGGATCATCAAGGACAAGCAGGAAGCCCGGACATATTACATGCATGGACTGAGCCACCACATTGGACTTGACGTGCATGACCCCGGTCCATACGGAAAGCCCTATGTTCCGGGTATGATCCTCACGAATGAACCCGGGATCTACATACCGGCAGGCAGTTCCTGCGACAAGAAGTACTGGAACATCGGGGTCAGGATTGAAGACGACATATTGATTACCGCAGACGGCAACCGCGTTCTTTCTGCCGGGGCGCCAAAAACAGTGAAGCAAATCGAGGCCCTCATGAAACGACTGGGGCTCGGCAACATGAAGATCGGGGTCAATTAG
- a CDS encoding glutamine synthetase beta-grasp domain-containing protein, producing the protein MDTRQLQICNSIIKKNKIEMIDLKCIDLTGYLHHISLPVFPNILTKLVNEGVGFDGSSYGFRKVENSDMILVPDLHTAVVDPFRNEPTLSFYANILLTDQHRTPFSQDGRQLAKKAEASLKKLVGVDASWWGPEFEFYIFSKVRFDTRTASSYYEVEHAEEFFKNAYHAANPFDVYDDFRDEACKILKRFGISVKYHHHETGERGQQEIETYFNTLLATADNIITTKYALFNYARQKDLFVTFMPKPMYQQAGNGMHLHLYLTNNGKNAFYRKGEYGNVNQLGRYFIGGMLKHGAALSAFTNPSTNSYKRLVPGYEAPVALTYGTGNRSSAIRIPSYVNNPEETRFEYRPPDATANPYLCLSAMLLAGIDGVVNK; encoded by the coding sequence ATGGATACCCGCCAACTACAGATCTGCAACAGCATCATCAAGAAGAACAAGATCGAGATGATCGATCTGAAGTGCATCGATCTCACCGGTTATCTCCATCACATCTCGCTACCGGTGTTTCCCAACATCCTGACCAAACTCGTCAACGAAGGGGTCGGATTCGACGGCTCGAGCTACGGGTTCAGGAAAGTCGAAAACAGCGACATGATCCTCGTCCCCGACCTGCACACGGCGGTCGTCGACCCATTCCGGAACGAACCGACGCTGAGCTTCTATGCCAACATTCTGCTGACGGACCAGCACAGAACTCCGTTTTCACAAGACGGCCGGCAGCTCGCGAAAAAGGCGGAGGCGTCCCTCAAGAAGCTGGTCGGCGTCGACGCATCCTGGTGGGGACCCGAATTCGAGTTCTACATCTTCTCGAAGGTCCGGTTCGACACGCGCACAGCCTCATCATATTACGAAGTGGAACATGCCGAGGAGTTTTTCAAAAACGCGTATCACGCCGCGAACCCGTTTGATGTCTATGATGATTTCCGTGACGAGGCGTGCAAAATTCTGAAACGCTTCGGCATCAGCGTCAAGTACCACCACCACGAAACCGGCGAGCGGGGCCAGCAGGAAATCGAAACGTACTTCAACACCTTGTTGGCGACGGCCGACAATATCATCACAACGAAGTACGCCCTCTTCAACTACGCGCGTCAAAAAGACCTGTTCGTCACCTTCATGCCGAAGCCGATGTACCAGCAGGCCGGCAACGGGATGCACCTCCACCTGTATCTGACAAACAACGGGAAGAACGCGTTTTACAGGAAGGGGGAATACGGAAACGTCAACCAGCTTGGCAGGTATTTCATCGGCGGGATGTTGAAACATGGGGCCGCACTCTCTGCGTTCACGAACCCGAGCACGAACTCCTACAAGCGGCTCGTCCCCGGTTACGAGGCTCCGGTTGCTCTGACCTACGGGACCGGGAACAGGTCCTCGGCGATTCGGATTCCAAGCTACGTGAACAATCCCGAGGAGACGCGCTTCGAGTACCGACCGCCCGACGCAACGGCAAATCCGTATCTCTGCCTCTCCGCCATGCTGCTGGCTGGCATCGATGGAGTGGTGAACAAG
- a CDS encoding type I glutamate--ammonia ligase — protein sequence KIDPVKEGFGPIGSNVDEMDRDHIRFLPRNLAEALDALAADNEFLRRDGIFSDELIDQWVRIKQVEIKSIGTMPHPFEYKLYFNL from the coding sequence AAGATCGATCCTGTGAAGGAAGGGTTCGGCCCGATCGGAAGCAACGTGGACGAGATGGACCGGGACCACATCCGGTTTCTCCCCCGCAATCTCGCGGAAGCGCTCGACGCGCTTGCTGCGGACAATGAGTTCCTGCGGAGAGATGGGATCTTTTCCGACGAGCTCATCGACCAGTGGGTAAGAATCAAGCAGGTGGAAATCAAATCCATCGGCACGATGCCGCACCCGTTCGAATATAAACTCTACTTCAACTTATAA
- a CDS encoding serine hydrolase yields MKTSLSLTILITLLFSCAVGQPQAGLPETPVGKHVKAYLGAFNAPDQGQMRSFFEERTARTSLADVPVEQRLSRFSEMKERLGSLNLKRVLSSTSHSVTILATAKSGATVQLDFEFESQSPYGLLGIRVQDLGESDDDGSSAGRKANDAEVVEATHLFLDSLSNADAFSGVVLIAKRAKELFKKAYGFADRDGNVPNRTDTKFNVGSMNKRFTKTAIHQLAAQGKLSLSDPIKKFLPDYPNKEAAEKVTIQHLLSMQSGIGDFFGDRYMAAPKENIRSINDYLPLFADKQLEFEPGTANRYSNGGYVVLGAIIEKVSGTDYYSFVRENIFIPAGMSNTDSYEKDREVPNRAKGYTRDGEKQGWRTNYSTLPARGSSAGGGYSTADDLLLFINALENGTIPALDAEQGLGIAGGAPGMNSALEWEPRPGYVIAVLSNLDPPAAERVARQIRAWLPR; encoded by the coding sequence ATGAAAACCTCCCTGAGCCTCACGATTCTCATCACCCTTCTGTTCTCCTGCGCCGTTGGCCAACCGCAGGCGGGCCTTCCCGAGACTCCTGTTGGCAAGCATGTGAAGGCATACCTGGGAGCATTCAACGCACCCGATCAGGGCCAGATGCGCTCATTCTTCGAGGAGCGGACTGCCCGAACCAGCCTGGCAGATGTGCCGGTCGAGCAGCGCCTTTCGCGCTTTTCCGAAATGAAGGAACGGCTGGGATCGCTCAATCTTAAAAGGGTCTTGAGCAGCACTTCTCATTCAGTCACGATCCTTGCAACGGCGAAAAGCGGGGCAACCGTGCAACTCGACTTTGAGTTCGAATCCCAATCGCCGTACGGGCTTCTCGGGATCAGAGTGCAGGATCTAGGGGAATCAGACGACGATGGATCCTCTGCAGGAAGGAAAGCAAACGACGCAGAGGTAGTAGAAGCGACACATTTGTTCCTGGACAGTCTGTCAAACGCTGACGCATTTTCCGGAGTTGTGCTGATCGCGAAACGCGCCAAAGAGCTCTTCAAGAAAGCGTACGGCTTCGCCGACCGAGACGGCAATGTGCCGAATCGGACCGACACAAAATTCAATGTTGGCTCTATGAACAAACGGTTTACGAAAACTGCCATTCACCAGCTTGCTGCACAGGGGAAGCTGAGCTTGAGCGACCCGATCAAGAAGTTTCTTCCGGACTATCCAAACAAGGAAGCTGCCGAGAAAGTGACAATCCAGCATCTCTTGAGCATGCAATCGGGCATCGGAGATTTCTTCGGAGACCGATATATGGCTGCACCGAAGGAGAACATACGATCCATCAACGATTATCTCCCCCTCTTCGCGGACAAACAGCTTGAGTTTGAGCCGGGAACCGCCAACAGGTACTCTAACGGAGGATACGTCGTCCTCGGTGCGATCATCGAGAAGGTCTCTGGCACCGACTACTACTCGTTCGTGAGAGAGAATATTTTCATACCGGCGGGAATGTCGAACACGGATTCATACGAGAAGGACAGGGAAGTTCCGAACAGAGCGAAAGGATATACGAGAGACGGAGAGAAACAGGGTTGGAGAACGAACTATAGTACTCTTCCAGCGAGGGGAAGCTCAGCCGGCGGCGGATACTCGACGGCCGACGACTTGTTGCTGTTCATCAACGCCCTCGAGAATGGAACCATCCCTGCTCTCGACGCTGAGCAGGGACTAGGCATCGCCGGCGGAGCACCCGGCATGAATTCGGCACTCGAGTGGGAACCCCGGCCGGGATATGTCATCGCTGTGCTTTCGAATCTGGATCCTCCCGCCGCGGAGCGGGTCGCACGACAGATCAGGGCGTGGCTCCCCCGATAG